The genomic segment CGGCCGCGGCCGGGCCGACGTGTTCGCCGGGGTGGCACGCGGACCGGGCGACGGCGAGGCCGGCGACCGGATGCTGCCCGAGATCGGGCACGGGTTGATCGGGATGCGGGAGCGGGTCGCGGCGTACGGTGGCACGTTCACCGCCGGACCGCGCCCGGCCGGCGGCTTCGCGGTCCGCGCGACCCTGCCGTACCGGGGTGCCTCGTGACCGCGCCGTCCGGAACCGCCGCGACGACCTCGGTCCTGATCGCCGACGACCAGGCGTTGCTGCGCGGTTCGTTCCGGGTACTGGTGGACACCGCGGACGGCTTGCGCGCCGTCGGCGAGGCAGCGGACGGCGCCGAGGCGGTGACGCAGGCCACCCGGTTGCGGCCGGACGTGGTGCTGATGGACGTCCGGATGCCCGGCACCGACGGCATCGAGGCGACCCGCCGGATCTGTGCCGAGCTACCCGAGACCCGGGTGTTGATCCTGACCATGTTCGACCTCGACGAGTACGTGTACGCGGCGCTGCGCGCCGGTGCCAGCGGCTTCCTGCTCAAGGACACCCCGCCGGCCGATCTGCTCACCGGGATCCGGGTCGTCGCGGCCGGCGAGGCGCTGCTCGCACCGAGCGTGACCCGGCGGTTGCTCGCCGAGTTCGCCGCCCGGCCGGCCCCGGCCGGCACCACCGGGATCTCCGGCCGGGCCGCGCTGGCCGGCGTCACCGACCGCGAGCGCGAGGTGCTCACGCTGGTCGGGCGCGGCCTGTCCAACAC from the Actinocatenispora thailandica genome contains:
- a CDS encoding response regulator, translated to MTAPSGTAATTSVLIADDQALLRGSFRVLVDTADGLRAVGEAADGAEAVTQATRLRPDVVLMDVRMPGTDGIEATRRICAELPETRVLILTMFDLDEYVYAALRAGASGFLLKDTPPADLLTGIRVVAAGEALLAPSVTRRLLAEFAARPAPAGTTGISGRAALAGVTDREREVLTLVGRGLSNTEIADHLHLSHGTVKSHIGRLLAKLAARDRAQLVIAAYEAGLVGTRSGR